Below is a window of Stappia sp. DNA.
ACCTCGCCCAGACCGGCAAGGAACTCGACGTCGCGATCCGCGGCGAGGGCTTCTTCCAGATCCAGATGCCGGACGGCGGCACCGCCTACACCCGCGACGGCTCCTTCGAGCGCGATGCCAACGGCCAGCTCGTCACCGTCGACGGCTATGCGGTCGACCCGGGCATCGTGATTCCGCAGGACGCGCGCGACGTCACGATCAGCGCCGACGGCCAGGTGCAGGTGGTCGGCGCCGGCAATGCGATCCAGCAGCTCGGCCAGATCCAGATCGCCCGCTTCGTGAACAAGTCCGGCCTCGAGGCCATCGGCGACAACCTGTTCCTGGAGACGGAATCGAGCGGCGCGGCCGTCGTCGGCGCCCCCGGCGAGGACGGTTTCGGCGATCTGATGCAGAACCATCTCGAAATGGCGAATGTCGACGCGGTCGGCGAGATCTCCGATCTCATCGCCGCCCAGCGCGCCTACGAGATGAACTCGCGCATCATCAAGGCGGCCGACGAAATGTCGTCCACCACCTCCAACCTGCGCTGACGCGCCGCGCGCGCTGAAGGAGACCGACGATGATCCGCCAAAGCCTTACCGCCGCCGTCCTGTTGCTGCTGGCCACCGGCCATGCGCTTGCCGCCGGCAGCCTGCGCTCGCATGTCGCGGTCACGGCCGATGTCGTCACCGTGGGCGATTTCTACCCCGAGGCCGTGCGCGCCGCGACGGTGCCGATCTTCCGCGCGCCGGATCTCGGCACGCGCGGCCAGGTGCCGGCCGCCACGGTCGCCGAGCGGGCCCGCGCCGCCGGCTATCTCGATGCCGCCACCGACGGCTTGCGCCAGGTCGTGGTCGAGCGTCTCGCGCAGCACATCGGCCCGCGCGAGGTCGAGGCGGCGGTGCGCGACGCGCTGGCCGCCCGCCATCCCGACATCGAGCCCGCCGCGCTGGAGCTGTCGCTCAGCGGCGTGGAGGACACGCACCTCGTCTCCGCCGACCTGCCCCGGCCGATCGCGGTGCGCGATCTCGCCTGGAACCGCGCGAACGGCCGGCTGACCGCGCGCGTGCGCATCGCCACGGCAAATCGCGTCGTGACGCATACCGTTGCGGGCCGCGCGCTGGAAATGGTGGAGGTTGTCGCCGCCCGCCATCCCATCGCCCGCGGCACGGTCATCACCGCCGATGACCTGACACTGCAGAAACTGCCGCGCGGCCGCATGACCGACCAGGCCGTCACCGAGGTCTCGCAGCTCGTCGGTCTCGCCGCCCGCCGGTCGGTGCGCGCCGACAGCCCCTTGCGCTCTGCGGACTTCGAGCCGCCGCTCCTCGTCAAGCGCGGCGAACGCGTCACGCTGATCTACCGCTCCGGCAATCTGACTCTGACCACCATCGGCCAGGCGCTCGCCAACGGCGCCGAGGGCGATGTGGTCGACATCGTCAATCTTCAGTCCCGTCGCACTGTGTCGGGCATCGTTCACGCACACGATCAGGTCGTGGTCGGCCTCGGTCACCGCCGCCTGGCCCAGCTTGGGGAGACGAACTGATGGCTCCGCACTCCCGTTTCGTGAAGACCGCCGCCGTTCTGGCGCTCACGCTCGCCACCGCCGCCTGCGGCTCCGCCGACCGCCTGTCGCAGGTCGGTCAGGCCCCGGCGCTGACCGCGATCCAGGACCCGACGACGACGCCCGGCTATCGCCCCGTGCAGATGCCGATGCCGACGCCGCAGGCTGTCCACTACAATTCCAACTCGCTGTGGCGCTCCGGCGCGCGGGCCTTCTTCAAGGATCAGCGCGCGGCCCGGGTCGGCGACATCCTCACCGTTCTGGTGACGATCTCCGACCGGGCAGAGTTCGACAATGCCACCGAGCGCAGCCGCTCGGGCAGGGATTCCAGCGGCACCGGCGGGGCCGTCGGGGCCGCGATCAACACGCTGTTCCTGCCCTCGGGCACGAGCGCCGACAATCTGGTGTCCTCGGAAGGCGCCTCGGAGTTCAAGGGCAGCGGCAAGGTCGACCGCGAGGAAACCCTGGAAACCAAGGTCGCCGCCGTCGTCACCCAGCTGCTGCCCAACGGCAACATGGTGATCGAAGGCCGTCAGGAGGTGCGCGTCAACTTCGAGGTGCGCGAACTGATCGTCGCCGGCGTGGTGCGTCCGGAGGACATTTCCTCCAACAACACCATCGAGAGCTCGAAGATCGCCGAGGCCCGCATCGGCTACGGCGGACGCGGCCAGATCACCGACGTGCAGCAGCCGCGCTACGGCAGCCAGGTTCTCGACATCGTGCTGCCCTTCTGACACTGCGCTCCGGCGGCCCGAGGGGTCGCCGCACCGCTCCCCGTCCCGCATCGGCCCGCCTCCCCTTCGGCAGGCCGGCGCGCTCCCCCTCCCCAGCCGTTCCATTGCTCCCCAGGCACGAACGGCGAACGGGCACGGTCTCCCGCTCCCCGGCGGACCGTGCCCGTTCCATTTCCTGTCAGTGAAACCACCGGTTCCGCGCGGCCGTCGTGCGCGGATGCCCCGCCGGCCGTGTTTGGCGGCGTCGCTCAGGCGACGCCGCGGCGCGCCACCCTGCCCGCCGGCGTAGCCTCCAGCGGATGCCGCCCGTCCCGAAGGCAGGGGCCGAGACGGTCCGCCGATGCGCTGGCGCCGCGCTGCGAGGAGAAGACCGGATTGAGCACCATCGTGCGAAAGGCGGCGAAGAGCTTCTGGTCGAGCTTGCCCCGCATCTCCGCCATCTGGGCGATCGCCAGCCGGGGCGTCATCCCCTCCTTGTAGGCGCGCTTCTCGGTGAGAGCGGAGAAGATGTCGACGATGGTCAGCATCCGCACGAGCGGCGGAATCCGGTCTTCGGCGAGACCGTCCGGATAGCCCGTGCCATCGAGATATTCGTGATGGCTGCGGATACCGGCGAGCACCATCGGGTTGGCCTTGCCGCATTTGCGCACGGCGTCCTCGCCTTTTTGCGGATGGTTCATGATCGCCTTGCGTTCCGTGGGGCTCAACGCCCCCGGCTTTTCCAGAACGCTGATCGGAATGAAGAGCTTGCCGACATCGTGCAGCAGACTGGCTTCGGTCAGCAGACGGTTGTCCGCCTCGTCCAGGCCGATGTGGCGGGCGAAGGCGCTGGCGAAACCGGCGACATTCATGATGTGGCGGCAGGTCTGGCTGTGGTGCATCTCGACCGCGCTCAGCCATTCGCTCAGCCCGTCGTTGCCGATGGCGCCGGCAATCGCCGAAACGCTGCCGTCGAGCGCGCGCAGCGGCAAAGGCCGGTTGGCCCGCATGGCCGCGGAGACATCGCGATAAAGCGCATCCGTCGTCTCGACCGCTGATGCAATCCGGCTCGAGCGCATCGCAAGGGCGACATTGAGATCCCGGTTGAGAATGGAAAGGACGGCCGCCTGGACCTTGTCAAGCTTGTCGTGCTCGGCAAAGACCTGTCCGACCCCGAGCGCCTCGGCCTGAACGACGCCGACCCGCTCGCGGTCCGGCGCCACATAGATCATGTCGTCGCGCCGCCGCGCCTCGCCGGTCAGCTCCGCGATCCGCTGCACCGTCCCGGCAAGTCGAAGCCCGGCGTGGATCAGCACGACGCGGGCCTCGTCGACGTCGCCCTGCGTTGCACGGGCCGCGGGGGCCTGAACGACATTGAAAGACGCGAAGAGCTGCGCCACCAGATTGGGCTGGGGCGTTGCCTCATCCGTCAGAATCAAGAGATCGATCATGGCGTGTCTGTCCAGTTCGCTGAAGGTCGCGGCGCCGATCGCTCGGCACCCCTCCGAAGATTAGACATCCGCACCTTTGAGAAATATTAACTCGGCAGTATACAAAATATTTCTAAAGTCTTAATTACTAAAAGTTGCAGGCAAATTTCCGCACAACACTCGGCATTTTTACGCAGAGGAACACAATTTTCGCTGTGTCAAGTGACCCGGCCGGACGTTGCCAGAGGTTAACGCGGCAGCGATTGCACCGCGCGGCCGTCACGTTGCTGCAATTGCAAAAGCCTGACCGCAAGGTCTGCCCCACCGCAATTCGAGGATGCCCATGCGGGACAGGGCCGGGCGGGGATCTCATGACGGCAAGTGTCGGAGAGCGCGTGTCGATCCGGCGGCGCGAAGTCCGATCCGGATCGCCTGGCCAAAGCCACGAGCCAAAGCGCCTGGCCAGAACGACGGGCCAACGCCAAGGACAGAAGCAACTGGCAGAGGCTGCGGCGCGAACGCGCGACCGGTCGCCCGGGGCGCTTCAAGAAAGGCCTGAAACGTCAGGTGAGCCCATAAAATCGGGTGCGCCAAAAAAATGCCGGCGAGGACGTCGCCGGCCGGGGCCCGCGGTCGCAGGCACCGCAGGGCGAGGCTGCGGACCGGCGGATCGATCCACCGCCGGCCCGCGCCGTCCTGTCAATCGTCGCGGTAGACCTTCTCGCGCCGCTCGTGCGCTTCCTGCGCCTCCAGCGACAGCGTCGCGATGGGGCGCGCCTCGAGCCGCTTGAGCGAAATCGGGTCGCCGGTCTCCACGCAATATCCGTAGGACCCGTCCGCGACACGCTCCAGCGCGGCGTCGATCTTGGCGATCAGCTTGCGCTGGCGATCCCGCGCCCGCAATTCGATGGACCGATCCGTCTCCGACGACGCGCGATCGGCGATGTCGGGATGGTTCTGGCTTTCCTCCTGGAGATTGGCAAGCGTCTCGCGGCTTTCCTTGAGAAGCTCCTCCTTCCACTTGAGCAGCTTGCGCCGAAAATACTCGCGCTGCCGCTCGTTCATGAAAGGCTCGTCCTCGCTCGGACGATATTCGGCGTCCAACTCAACCGTCATGTCCCACTCCGGCTCCCATGTGGCCGCGCGGAATATAGCGGGACGCGCCGCGCACGACAACGGCGCGCTCGCGGAAAATAATATCATTTTTTTGTTATGTTTTTCAGGTATTTGCCTCAGATTTTGACAGTCACCGGGGGTACGCCGCCCGGTTTTTCGGCCCCCTTTGCGGCGCGCGCCGCCTACAACCCAAACTCGCCGAGCTTGGCCAGTTCGACACGCGCGCGCAGCTCGATTTCGTCGATCACCCCCTCCAGCGCCGCATCTCCGCTGTCGCTGCGCGCCTGCAGCAGGCCCATGATCCGGTGCAGCCGGTCCGGGGACACCCGGCCCGCCAGCAGATCCGCCTTCAGCGCCTCCATGCCGTCGAGGAGATCGTGACCGCGCGCCATCGCCTTGCGCCGGCCGGTCAGCGGATCGTCCACTTCCTGCAGGGCCAGCAAGGCATCGATCCCGCCGATCGAGTGCGCCGCCCCGCCTCCGGCGGTCGCGGCAGAGCGGTCGGGCGAGGAAACGTCGAAGCTCTCGCCCGTGCCGCCGGCGCGTTTCTTCGCGTTGCGGCCGGTCGTGCCGGACACGGGCGTGTAACCGGAGATCCTCATGGCAGGTCCCTCTGGCGCTGCATCGCCCGCGAACGGACGACCTCGATATCGGTGGCGATCATCGCTACACAATTTTCCGAGTTGGTAAACGAAGCGTTAACAGGCCGGCAATTCTTGCCGCCCCATCCGGCGCCGACCGGGCCTCCGTGCGCGGCAGGGTGCAATTTCGCTCGCAAATTCAAGGGCCTGAAAAAAGGTAAACAAGTCCCTGAATTCTGGCATGGCGCTCGCATGGAGAGACGCGAACGCCACCCAAGCGGACCTTGCGCCCATGCCAACGCTGACCCCTTCGCTCATGCCCCTCTCGTCGATGCTGCTGCGCCTGCTGGTGGTGCTGGCGATCCTCGTCGCCGCGACGGCCGCCCATGCCGCCTCGCGCATCAAGGACATCGCCGACTTCGAGGGCATCCGCGACAACCAGCTGATCGGCTACGGCCTGGTCGTCGGCCTGCAGGGCACGGGCGACAGCCTGCGCAACGCGCCCTTCACCCGCCAGAGCCTGGAGGCGATGCTGGAGCGTCTCGGCGTCAACACCCGCGGCTTCGACCTCAACACCGACAATGTCGCCGCCGTGATGGTCACCGCGAACCTGCCGGCCTTCGCCACGCAGGGCACGCGCATCGACGTGTCGGTGAGCGCGCTCGGCGACGCCGACAGCCTGCAGGGCGGCACGCTTCTGGTCACCCCGCTGCTCGGCGCCGACGGCGAGGTTTACGCCATTGCCCAGGGTCCGCTGGCGATCGGCGGCTTCACCGCCCAGGGCGATGCTGCGACGGTGACGCGCGGCGTGCCGACCTCCGCGCGCATCGCCAACGGCGCGCTGGTGGAGCGCGAGATCGACTTCAAGCTCGCCTCCATGACCAGCCTGCGTCTGGCGCTGCGCAACCCCGATCTGACCACCGCGCGGCGCATGGCGCTGGCGGTCAACGAACTGATCGGCCTGCCGACCGCCGAGCCGCTCGATCCGGCCACCGTGCGCGTCGACCTGCCGCGCGACTTCGACGGCAACATCGTCGATCTTCTGACCGACATCGAGCAGCTGATCGTCGAGCCCGACCTGCCCGCGCGCATCGTCATCGACGAAAACTCCGGCATCATCGTGATGGGTCAGAACGTGAAGGTGTCCACCGTCGCCATCGCGCAAGGCAATCTCACCGTGACCATCGCGGAATCGCCGGAAGTGGTCCAGCCGCTCCCCTTCGCCAACGGCGTCACGGCGGTCGAGCCGCGCACCGACATCCTGGTCGACGACGAAAGCGACAACCGCCTCGCCGTTCTGCCGCGCACCGTCACGCTGCAACAGCTGGTCGACGGGCTGAACGCGCTCGGCATCGGCCCGCGCGACATGATCTCCATCCTGCAGGCCATCAAGGCGTCCGGCGCGCTGCAGGCCGAAATCGAGGTGATGTGATGGAGGCGCTCGGCATCGACACCGTCCTCGCCGGCGCCCGCAGCCGCGCGCTTGGCGCCGCCAACCAGGCCGGAGCCGGGGCCGCGCAGACCGCGCGCCAGCAGGCCGAGGAATTCGAGGCGATCTTCCTCAACACCATGTTCCAGACCATGTTCGCCGGCCTTGAGGAAAGTGCCGGAACCTGGGGCGGCGGCGCCGGTTCCGACGCCTGGCGCGGCATGTTGGTGGAACAATACGCCGACACGATTGCCCGCTCCGGCGGCATCGGCATCGCCGACTCCGTCCATCGCGAACTGCTTGCCCTGCAGGAGACCTCCACACGATGAGCCTCGACACCAAGACGCTGTCCCAGATCGCCCCGGAGTTCTTTTCCGGTGCCATCGCCGACCAGGCCGCCGCCGAGGCGGTGTGCAACCGCCTCGCCGAAACCATGGCCGAACTCCTCAAGATCATCGAGGCGGAGACGGAGCTGGTGCGCGCCGGCAAGCTGGAGGAGGCCGGGCTGCTGCAGCCGGAGAAGGCCAACCTCGTCAGCGTCTACATGCGCGGCATGACCTTCGTGCGCGACCAGACGGTGTCGCTCGGCAACCTCGCCCCGGCTTCCGTGGAGGACCTGAAACGCCGGCACGCGGAGTTCCAGCCCGTGCTGCGGATCAATCTCGCCGTGCTCGCCACCGCGCGCGAGGTGGCGGACAACCTGATGCGCAAGGTCGCCGAAGGCGCCGGGTCGCGCCGCGCGCCCACCACCTACGGCCCCGGCGGCAGCGCCCCGCGCGCCCCCACGCCCGCCGACGGCATCGCGGTCAACCGGGCGCTGTAAAGCGACCCGCCCACGCCGACAGCCGCGGCTGACCGCAGAACACGCCCCACCGCATTTCCGATCGCCATTCCCGCTCGCCGCTTCAGCGCCGCCGTCCTTCGTCCCAGCGGACGGGGCGGCGGCGCAGGCGTTTTCCCGCCCCCCTCCGGCACCAGAACAAATAAGCAACATACGCAGCCCGCCGAACGAATCGGGATCAAAACCGCCGGGGTTGAAATTCTAACGATTTCATTAACGCAGTATTCACAGTTTTCGCGTAAGACTTCGTGATGGTCTTGCATGTCACCCGATTTTTCGACATGCGAATTCAAGCAGGCTGCTTCTCCGGAAAGCGGTTAATGTAGCAGCATGTCTGACGTTTCTCGAAAACGTCGCAGCCGGAGCGAAGTCACCGGCCATTCGCAACGGGAGAGGGTCATGGATACGGGAGCAGTCAGGGTACCGGCGACGCCGACCGCGTCTCCCGCGGTACGCAGCCCCAGTCCGGCGGTCGAGCCGGCAACGCAGACGGATATTGCGCCTGCGAAAGCCGTCCAGCCATCCGAGGAGAGCGCCTTCGCCCGTCCGGCGGCGGAGAACGGCCCGGAAAGCGGCAACGAGACGCGCTCGGTGTCCTCGTCGAGCATCAAGCGCGAGGAATACCGCGACACGATCACGGATTCGCTGGTCTTTCGCGCCATCGACACCGAGACCGGCGAGGTGGTCCGCCAGATCCCGGAGGAGTCGCTGCTGCGCCTGCGCCGCGCCTTCGCGGAAACCACGCATCAGGACATGACCGGGCTCGGCGTCAACCGAAGCCTGTAGCCCATTCGCGGGCGCGCCCCGCCCGGGGCCAAAACCGGCGGCCTGCCGGCCGCACGGCGCGTCCCGAGCGATCGCGAATCGGATAGTCTGCCCGTCCACGTTCAACGACACGGACGGCGCATGGCCTCTTCCTCTCCGGCACCCCTCGAAACGATGCGCAAGGCGCTCCTGCTGCAGCGCGATGGCAAGATCGCGCGCGCGCGAAGCCTTTACGAGAAGATCCTCAAGAAGGAACCCGGCAACGTCGAGGCGACCAACCTGCTCGGCCTGTGCTTCCTGGAACAGGGCTATCCGAAACGGGCCCTGAACCTTTTGGAGCGGGCCGTGCGCCTTGCCCCCCAGGAAGCGCGCTACCGTCTCAATCTTCTCGACTGCCTGGAAAAGCTCGACGACCTGCCGGCCGTGCTGGCCGCGACGGAGGCCGCGCTGACCGAACTCGCCGACCCCGCCCCGGCCCTGCTGCATCGCCGTGCCCTGCTGTTGCGCCGCATGGGCCGCTTCGCCGAAGCGCTGCCCGCCTATGAGGCGGCGGTGCGGGCGGACCCCGACAACGTCGAGACGCTGGTCGAGTTGGGACAGACGCTCAGTCTCGCGGAAAAATACGAGGAAGCGGTGCGCGTGTTCGAGTTCGCGCTGACGAGCGCGCCGGGTCATCGGCTCGCGATCCTCAGTCTCGCCGACGCCTTCAACCAGATCGACCGCGCCAGCGAGGCCCGCGATCTGCTGCGCGCCAGGGCCGAGGCGTTCAACCTCGAGCGCGACGCCGCCTATCATCTCTCTCTCGCCAACTCCTATTGGGGCAGCGGCGATTTCCGCCTCGCCCTGGAGGAAGCCGACCGGGCAATGGCGCTCGGCCTCGTCGGCGTCGACAGCCATATCGTGCGCGGCAAGGCGCTGCATGGTCTCGGGCGCTTCGCGGAGGCCGTCGAAGCCCTCGACACGGCGCTCGCGCTCGACCCGCAGCGCCACAATGCGGCACTGAACCTCGGCTACTCCTGTCTCGCCGCCGGCGATCTGGAACGCGGCTGGGCGCTGGCCGAACGCCGGGTGGAGGCGCGGCTCAAGGATATCCTGATCCGCCATTTCACGACGCCCGCCTGGCAGGGCGAGCCGCTGGCGGGCAAGACGCTGATGGTCTGGAACGACCAGGGCATCGGCGATGTCTTGCGGTCAAGCTCGATGCTGGCCGAACTGGCCGAGCAGGCCGACAGGGTGATCCTGGAGTGCCCCTCCAAGCTCGTGCCCCTGCTCGCGCGAAACTTCCCGCAGATCGAGGTGCGCGTACGCCGGCACGATGCCCGCGGAAGGCCGGTCGGCGCGGAGGATTACGACGTTCAATCCTCGCTCGGCGCCCTGCCGATGTATCTGCGCCCGACGATCGACGCCTTTCCGCGCCACGAAAGCTATCTGACGGCCGATCCCCAGCGCGTGAGGGAGCTGCGCGCCCGCCCGCCTCTGAACGGACCTCGACCAAAGATCGGCCTGTCCTGGACGAGCGGCAAACAGACCACATTGCGCGCGCGCTCCTACCTCACGCTTGCCGATCTGCTGCCCCTGCTTCAGCTCGAGGGGGCGGAGTTCGTGCTGCTCGATTACACCGACCGAAGCGCCGAAATCGCCGAACTGCAGGCACAGACCCCCTTCACGCTACATCGCTGGGACGACCTCGACCTCTTCGACGATCTGGAAACCGCCGCCGCCCTGACCGCCTGCATGGATCTCGTCATCTCGGCCAATACGTCCGCCGCGGAACTCTCCGGCGCACTCGGCGTCCCCACATGGCGGTTCGGCCCGGTAACCGGCACGGTGCTGCTGGGCCAGGAAAACCCGCCCTGGCATCCCCGCACGCGCTACGTCCGCCTCGACCCCGAAGGCGCGGCCGCGGACATCGTTCCAACGCTCGCAGCCGATCTGCGCAGCTGGCTCGACGCAGGGGAATAGCCGGCCGGTTCTTTTCTGCCAGCAGACAATCGCCGACCTTTGGCGCCACTCGCGGCGGTTGCCCTCAATTCGTCTCCGTCGTCGCCTTGAAACGATAAGGCGTTGGGGCATCGCCTGCCGGTTTCGCGTCCCGAGCCCAACGCTTGATCTGCTGCGCTATGTCAAGGCCAACCCGTTCGCCCCACGCCTCAAGAAGACGCCGATACACCGGCCCCGGACGGCCGCCGCCTATGGCCAGTCCGTCAAGCGACGTGACAGGCAACATGCAGAACGGCGTTCCGGTCATGAATGCTTCATCGGCCCCATGGACGTCGTAGGGCTCTATATCGCGTTCTTCAACATCCAGACCAAGCGCGGGACACAAGGATTCTATGATATAGTCTCTGCTGATCCCACGTAAGATATTATGCCCTCGAGGTGTAATGACCTTCTCATTCTTAACAATAAAAAAGTTGTCTCCAGTGCCCTCCGCTATAAACCCGCTGTCATCAAGAAGAAGAGCCCAATTTCTCTCGCCTGCGAACCTCGAGACTTGAATGTTGGCCATCATGTAGTGAAGGCGCGAACGATTTTTGATCTTGGGATCCAAGTACCGTGCCGGGATCACGCGTTGTGCCGGGATAGCCGCATTGATCCCATGCTCGAACAGCTCCCCCATCGACGCCACCGTCCAGCGCAGGGGAAAGTCCGCAATGATGACATTGGGCCCGTTGGGAATGGCGACCTCGTCTTGATAGATTCCCAACAGACCGCGGGTGATGTTGATCATCAACCGGTGTTCATCATCCGGTTGGAAGCAGTGGCGGTTGGCGTCGATCGTGTCCAGACACGCTTGCTCCAGCTTCTGGATCGACATAACCGGCGGAAATTCCAGGATTTTCAGCCCCGCATAGAGCCGTTCGAGGTGGGCACGCAGTTTGAATTGCACCCCGTTGAACGATCGGGTCATCTCGAAAACGGTATCGCCGAACATCAAGGCGGAATCGTAAATAGAGACCCGCGCTTCTGTTTCCGGAACGAACCGCCCGTTCCAGTAGACAACGCGTCCTTCGACAGTCATGTGGTCTCTCCTGGCCAACCGGCATAGTCATGGCGCTGCACTCACCGCCAATCGCATTTTACGCAAGATATCAGAGCGAAGCCCTGTTTGGTGCCGACAGCGCACCGGCTCACGCCCGTCTGGGCGCAATCCCGGTCGAAACGACGGAGGTCACCGCGGCACCGCTCTCCGCCTCCTCTGCGTGCGTCAGATCCCACCACCGGATGACGTCATGGACATCGAACATGGGGTTCTTGCAATAGAGGCTTTCGTACAGACGTGCCATCAGCGCAAACTGCGGCTCGGTATTGACGTCGAGCACGATGTCTGGCCGACGGATTTCCAAAGGACAAGGCGGCGACATAACGTGAAACCGGTCCGGGTTTTCGTAGAGAAACGTGTGTGGATGCTCCCGATTACGAGCATCCACCGTCAGATCCCGCACCTGTTTCAGGACATGGATGTCCAACACTTCGCATCCGATGCCATCCACGAAGCCATTATCGAGAAAATCAGGATAGCTCGATGTAAAATGGTTTTCAGACAATAGGTGGTAATCAATCGTCATGTCGATCACCCAAGGCTCCGGGCATGGGTTATCGCCCGGAACACGAACGATTGTGTCAATCCCGAAAGCGTGCGCTGCCAGAAGATAGCGCTCCACAAGGTCCTCGTCCGGTCCGCGAAACACCGGCACCCCGTGACGCACGCCAAGCTCATGAAGGGGAGCATCTTGCGGGAGGTCCGGAATCGCCAGCACCACCAGGTCGGGCCGCTTCGCCCGCTTTACACGCTCCAGAACACGGCCGACGAGAGCTTCTCCGGCAAGGGGGCGCAGGGATTTGCCCGGCAGACGAACGGACCCCATTCTGGCCTGGACGATAAGACCGATGCGTCCACTCATGAGCAAAACCCCTCAAGTCCGAACAATGCCGAACCCATGGCAAAGCGGCGCGCCACCATAGACACTGTCCTCTTCAACGCACCAGTAATTCAGATCGATATGGTCCTGTAGGCGACTGCGGAGTGTTGCCGGGCTGTCCAGGACATCCTGCCCGACCCAAGTGTCGCTGGGCGGGAAGGGGAGCGTTACGAGAACCCGCCCCCTTGTCGATGCCAATCCGCAAACACGACTCAGAAAGGCATCCAGCGAATGCTGAACATACCAAAGAACACCGCGCACCACGACCAGGTCGAAATCTTGAGGAAGATCGCCTAACCGATTCGCAAGCAAATCTGCAACTCGGAAAGAAACTGACGGAAACATGTCCTGGGCTTTGCGAATGCAAGTCTGAGAGATGTCCAGCCCGACCACGCGAGGCGCTTTTCCGTCCGGCGTCACAAGTTCAGAATACAATCTCTGCGTAAAGTAACCGAGGCCACAGCCTACATCGCAAATCGATGCATAGTGATGACGCTGCAAGATCGCGATGTCGATGTTGGAAATCGTGTCATACGCAGTCTTGTCCTGGTGCCACGGCACTTCGGTGCTGTTCTGATACATGCCCTCAAAATCGCCGACAAAACGTCCGTTCCTGAAGACATAGTCGTGATAGTCGCGGGACGGGGGAGCGGTGCCGCGCTCCTCATCGTAGCTGGTCATCGTCCTGGTCCGTCACCGCGTTGATGCCGCGCATGTCCACCGCAGCCTCCACCTTCGCTCCGCCGCGTAGCTCGGAACACCCGGCCGCAACAGATACAGAGCGTCGACACGGCGATTCCAAATCCGGCTTCTCGGATTTGACCATTGCACGATTCGATGCAAACTCCACGCTCCCTTCCTGAAAGCGGTGCCGCCCTGACATGTATCATCAGTTTTCCGTCACTGGTCTCTCGGTCATCGTCACGGGCGCGGCTCGCGGCAACGGACGCG
It encodes the following:
- a CDS encoding flagellar protein FlaG, whose amino-acid sequence is MDTGAVRVPATPTASPAVRSPSPAVEPATQTDIAPAKAVQPSEESAFARPAAENGPESGNETRSVSSSSIKREEYRDTITDSLVFRAIDTETGEVVRQIPEESLLRLRRAFAETTHQDMTGLGVNRSL
- a CDS encoding tetratricopeptide repeat protein, with translation MASSSPAPLETMRKALLLQRDGKIARARSLYEKILKKEPGNVEATNLLGLCFLEQGYPKRALNLLERAVRLAPQEARYRLNLLDCLEKLDDLPAVLAATEAALTELADPAPALLHRRALLLRRMGRFAEALPAYEAAVRADPDNVETLVELGQTLSLAEKYEEAVRVFEFALTSAPGHRLAILSLADAFNQIDRASEARDLLRARAEAFNLERDAAYHLSLANSYWGSGDFRLALEEADRAMALGLVGVDSHIVRGKALHGLGRFAEAVEALDTALALDPQRHNAALNLGYSCLAAGDLERGWALAERRVEARLKDILIRHFTTPAWQGEPLAGKTLMVWNDQGIGDVLRSSSMLAELAEQADRVILECPSKLVPLLARNFPQIEVRVRRHDARGRPVGAEDYDVQSSLGALPMYLRPTIDAFPRHESYLTADPQRVRELRARPPLNGPRPKIGLSWTSGKQTTLRARSYLTLADLLPLLQLEGAEFVLLDYTDRSAEIAELQAQTPFTLHRWDDLDLFDDLETAAALTACMDLVISANTSAAELSGALGVPTWRFGPVTGTVLLGQENPPWHPRTRYVRLDPEGAAADIVPTLAADLRSWLDAGE
- a CDS encoding aminotransferase class IV — encoded protein: MTVEGRVVYWNGRFVPETEARVSIYDSALMFGDTVFEMTRSFNGVQFKLRAHLERLYAGLKILEFPPVMSIQKLEQACLDTIDANRHCFQPDDEHRLMINITRGLLGIYQDEVAIPNGPNVIIADFPLRWTVASMGELFEHGINAAIPAQRVIPARYLDPKIKNRSRLHYMMANIQVSRFAGERNWALLLDDSGFIAEGTGDNFFIVKNEKVITPRGHNILRGISRDYIIESLCPALGLDVEERDIEPYDVHGADEAFMTGTPFCMLPVTSLDGLAIGGGRPGPVYRRLLEAWGERVGLDIAQQIKRWARDAKPAGDAPTPYRFKATTETN
- a CDS encoding cytidylyltransferase domain-containing protein, which gives rise to MSGRIGLIVQARMGSVRLPGKSLRPLAGEALVGRVLERVKRAKRPDLVVLAIPDLPQDAPLHELGVRHGVPVFRGPDEDLVERYLLAAHAFGIDTIVRVPGDNPCPEPWVIDMTIDYHLLSENHFTSSYPDFLDNGFVDGIGCEVLDIHVLKQVRDLTVDARNREHPHTFLYENPDRFHVMSPPCPLEIRRPDIVLDVNTEPQFALMARLYESLYCKNPMFDVHDVIRWWDLTHAEEAESGAAVTSVVSTGIAPRRA
- a CDS encoding class I SAM-dependent methyltransferase, translating into MTSYDEERGTAPPSRDYHDYVFRNGRFVGDFEGMYQNSTEVPWHQDKTAYDTISNIDIAILQRHHYASICDVGCGLGYFTQRLYSELVTPDGKAPRVVGLDISQTCIRKAQDMFPSVSFRVADLLANRLGDLPQDFDLVVVRGVLWYVQHSLDAFLSRVCGLASTRGRVLVTLPFPPSDTWVGQDVLDSPATLRSRLQDHIDLNYWCVEEDSVYGGAPLCHGFGIVRT